The following coding sequences are from one Paraburkholderia caballeronis window:
- a CDS encoding helix-turn-helix domain-containing protein has translation MNDEVDPVLVAVLAQLWRAQQETPGKAWSLAKLAKQAGVPMSALRRQLTALVDDGLVVTTLAENGTGTAGLSEDGRAFCAEVFGGDGPDDTP, from the coding sequence ATGAACGACGAAGTCGATCCGGTACTGGTGGCGGTGCTCGCGCAGCTGTGGCGCGCGCAGCAGGAGACGCCGGGCAAGGCATGGTCGCTGGCGAAGCTGGCGAAGCAGGCAGGCGTGCCAATGAGCGCGCTGCGCCGGCAACTGACCGCGCTGGTGGACGACGGGCTCGTCGTGACGACGCTGGCGGAGAACGGCACCGGCACCGCGGGATTGAGCGAGGACGGGCGCGCGTTCTGTGCGGAGGTGTTCGGCGGCGACGGCCCGGACGACACGCCGTGA
- a CDS encoding FdhF/YdeP family oxidoreductase, with the protein MKKPEARIEPYTHPAAGWGALKYVAINLIKEKVAGGNYRTLLAQNQPNGFDCPGCAWPDREHASTFEFCENGVKAVAAEATSKRVTPAFFDEHTVTELMAQSDYELEQHGRLTDPLVYDAARDRYVPIEWNDAFALIARHLNALDDPNRAAFYTSGRASNEAAFLYQLFVRMYGTNNFPDCSNMCHEATSRGLPGTVGIGKGTVTLDDFEHADTLLLFGQNPATNHPRMLGELRECAKRGATIVSINPLRERGLERFASPQHALDMLSPNGTKISSVFIRPKIGGDFALIKGVAKRVIELDDAALAAGAERVLDVEFIAQHTVGFDAFAADLRAESWDTIVAEAGVPLDEVLKLADIYVKGRAVISTWGMGLTQHKNSVPTVQLLSNLMMMRGNIGRRGAGLCPVRGHSNVQGDRTVGIEEKPTQAFLDRLGKAYDFEPPREHGYDVVETIHAMLEGRVKVFIGLGGNFSIATPDTPRTWDAMRSCDLTVHITTKLNRSHLVHGRDALILPTLGRTEIDLQNGVPQGVSVEDSMSMVHISYGMNRPASPNLLSEIAIVARMAHATLGSAKVDWLALAADYALIRDGIEQVFDGFERYNERLKQPGGFHLGVASRDRVWKTPSGKAQFVVHPIALDTPIHRARAEHGERLLTLMTTRSHDQYNTTIYGLDDRYRGVYGQRRVLFANRDDLAMLGFEAGQRVDITSVWDDGVERHVEDFLLVEYDIPRGCLGAYYPETNPLVPLSSIADGAGTPTSKSIPVLLSARVNASVDANAETGAEAIAA; encoded by the coding sequence ATGAAGAAACCCGAAGCCCGCATCGAGCCCTACACCCACCCCGCCGCCGGCTGGGGCGCGCTCAAGTACGTCGCGATCAATCTCATCAAGGAGAAGGTCGCGGGCGGCAACTACCGGACGCTGCTCGCGCAGAACCAGCCGAACGGCTTCGACTGCCCGGGCTGCGCGTGGCCGGACCGCGAGCACGCGTCGACCTTCGAGTTCTGCGAAAACGGCGTGAAGGCCGTCGCGGCGGAGGCGACCAGCAAACGCGTGACGCCCGCGTTCTTCGACGAGCACACCGTCACCGAACTGATGGCCCAGTCCGACTATGAACTGGAGCAGCACGGCCGCCTGACCGACCCGCTCGTGTACGACGCGGCGCGCGACCGCTACGTGCCGATCGAATGGAACGACGCGTTCGCGCTGATCGCGCGCCACCTGAACGCGCTCGACGACCCGAACCGCGCGGCGTTCTACACGTCGGGCCGCGCGAGCAACGAGGCCGCGTTTCTGTACCAGCTGTTCGTGCGGATGTACGGCACGAACAACTTCCCGGACTGCTCGAACATGTGCCACGAGGCGACGAGCCGCGGGCTGCCCGGCACCGTCGGCATCGGCAAGGGCACCGTCACGCTCGACGACTTCGAGCACGCGGACACCCTGCTGCTGTTCGGCCAGAACCCGGCGACGAACCATCCGCGGATGCTCGGCGAACTGCGCGAATGCGCGAAGCGCGGCGCGACGATCGTGTCGATCAACCCGCTGCGCGAGCGCGGGCTGGAACGCTTCGCGAGCCCGCAGCACGCGCTCGACATGCTGTCGCCGAACGGCACGAAGATCAGCTCCGTGTTCATCCGGCCGAAGATCGGCGGCGACTTCGCGCTGATCAAGGGCGTCGCGAAGCGCGTGATCGAACTCGACGACGCCGCGCTCGCGGCCGGCGCCGAACGCGTGCTCGACGTCGAATTCATCGCGCAGCACACGGTCGGCTTCGACGCGTTCGCGGCCGATCTGCGCGCGGAAAGCTGGGACACGATCGTCGCCGAAGCGGGCGTGCCGCTCGACGAAGTGCTGAAGCTCGCGGACATCTACGTGAAGGGCCGCGCGGTGATCTCGACGTGGGGGATGGGCCTCACGCAGCACAAGAACTCGGTGCCGACCGTGCAGTTGCTGTCGAACCTGATGATGATGCGCGGCAACATCGGCCGGCGCGGCGCGGGCCTGTGCCCGGTGCGCGGCCACTCGAACGTGCAGGGCGACCGCACGGTCGGCATCGAGGAGAAGCCGACCCAGGCGTTCCTCGACCGGCTCGGCAAGGCCTACGACTTCGAACCGCCGCGCGAGCACGGCTACGACGTGGTCGAGACGATTCACGCGATGCTCGAAGGCCGCGTGAAGGTGTTCATCGGCCTCGGCGGCAACTTCTCGATCGCGACGCCGGACACGCCGCGCACGTGGGACGCGATGCGCTCGTGCGACCTCACCGTGCACATCACGACGAAGCTGAACCGCAGCCACCTCGTGCACGGCCGCGACGCGCTGATCCTGCCGACGCTCGGCCGCACCGAGATCGACCTGCAGAACGGCGTGCCGCAAGGCGTCAGCGTCGAGGACTCGATGAGCATGGTCCACATCTCGTACGGGATGAACCGGCCCGCGTCGCCGAACCTGCTGTCCGAGATCGCGATCGTCGCGCGGATGGCGCACGCGACGCTCGGCAGCGCGAAGGTGGACTGGCTCGCGCTCGCGGCCGACTACGCGCTGATCCGCGACGGCATCGAGCAGGTGTTCGACGGTTTCGAGCGCTACAACGAACGGCTGAAGCAGCCGGGCGGGTTCCACCTCGGCGTCGCGTCGCGCGACCGCGTGTGGAAAACGCCGAGCGGCAAGGCGCAGTTCGTCGTGCATCCGATCGCGCTCGACACGCCGATCCACCGCGCCCGCGCGGAGCACGGCGAGCGCCTCCTGACGCTGATGACGACACGCTCGCACGACCAGTACAACACGACGATCTACGGGCTCGACGACCGTTATCGCGGCGTGTACGGTCAACGCCGCGTGCTGTTCGCGAACCGCGACGACCTCGCGATGCTCGGTTTCGAGGCCGGCCAGCGCGTGGACATCACGAGCGTGTGGGACGACGGCGTCGAGCGGCACGTCGAGGACTTCCTGCTGGTCGAATACGACATTCCGCGCGGCTGCCTCGGCGCGTATTACCCGGAAACGAATCCGCTCGTGCCGCTGTCGTCGATCGCGGACGGCGCGGGAACGCCGACGTCGAAGTCGATTCCGGTGCTGTTGAGCGCGCGCGTGAACGCGAGCGTCGACGCAAACGCGGAAACCGGGGCCGAGGCCATCGCAGCCTGA
- a CDS encoding P-II family nitrogen regulator: MKLIVAIIKPFKLEDVREGLSALGVSGITVTEVRGFGRQKGHTELYRGAEYAVDFQPKVKVEIAVADDFVDRVVEAVEQSARTGKIGDGKVFVLPLEQAVRIRTGETGGDAL; this comes from the coding sequence ATGAAACTGATCGTCGCCATCATCAAGCCGTTCAAGCTCGAAGACGTCCGCGAGGGATTGTCCGCGCTGGGCGTATCGGGGATCACCGTGACCGAGGTGAGGGGCTTCGGCCGCCAGAAAGGGCACACGGAACTGTATCGCGGCGCGGAGTATGCGGTCGATTTCCAGCCGAAAGTGAAAGTCGAAATCGCCGTGGCGGACGATTTCGTCGACCGGGTTGTCGAGGCCGTGGAGCAGTCCGCGAGGACCGGCAAGATCGGCGACGGCAAGGTCTTTGTCCTGCCGCTCGAACAGGCGGTGCGGATCCGTACCGGCGAAACGGGCGGCGACGCGCTGTGA
- a CDS encoding LysR family transcriptional regulator, whose protein sequence is MDYVDTLRIFRSVVEARSFTRAADMHGLTTPVVSRAIARLEKRLGNRLFHRTTRAVSLTEAAEQFYDGCCRVLDDLDSLEANATGQGREAGGVLRLVAHTTATVNRLVPLISSFKRAHPKVGLDVTLTERPVDLVADGYDLGIVLPFMLNNDTTVTRLLERIPLSLVTTPGYLESHPMPTHPEQLAEHTFVTMPSSLRKPVLTFRVGNEDLTVPLRHEVVSNNPVFNREMVLQGFGIGILPVVLAREEIAAGRLVTVLDDFPIVNGAIEIRLAYTTRTLLPAKVRAFIDHATGFFGQVVQPPAADE, encoded by the coding sequence ATGGACTACGTCGATACCCTGCGCATCTTCCGCTCCGTGGTCGAGGCGCGCAGCTTCACGCGCGCGGCCGACATGCACGGCCTCACGACGCCAGTCGTGTCGCGCGCAATCGCGCGGCTCGAAAAGCGGCTCGGCAACCGGCTCTTTCACCGGACGACGCGCGCGGTGTCGCTGACCGAAGCCGCCGAGCAGTTCTACGACGGCTGCTGCCGCGTGCTCGACGACCTCGACTCGCTGGAGGCCAACGCGACCGGTCAGGGCCGCGAGGCGGGCGGCGTGCTGCGGCTCGTCGCGCACACGACGGCGACCGTGAACCGCCTCGTGCCGCTGATATCGAGCTTCAAGCGCGCGCATCCGAAGGTCGGCCTCGACGTGACGCTGACCGAGCGCCCCGTCGATCTGGTCGCGGACGGCTACGACCTCGGCATCGTGCTGCCGTTCATGCTGAACAACGACACGACCGTCACGCGGCTGCTCGAACGCATTCCGCTGTCACTGGTGACGACGCCGGGTTACCTCGAATCGCATCCGATGCCGACTCACCCGGAGCAACTGGCGGAGCACACGTTCGTGACGATGCCGTCGTCGCTGCGCAAGCCGGTGCTGACGTTCCGCGTCGGCAACGAAGACCTGACCGTGCCGCTGCGGCACGAGGTCGTGTCGAACAACCCGGTGTTCAATCGCGAGATGGTGCTGCAAGGTTTCGGCATCGGGATACTGCCGGTCGTGCTCGCGCGCGAGGAGATCGCCGCGGGGCGGCTCGTCACGGTGCTCGACGACTTCCCGATCGTCAACGGCGCGATCGAAATCCGCCTCGCGTATACGACGCGCACGCTGCTGCCCGCGAAAGTCCGCGCGTTCATCGACCATGCGACCGGCTTCTTCGGCCAGGTCGTGCAGCCGCCCGCGGCCGACGAATGA
- a CDS encoding HlyD family secretion protein — protein sequence MSSPSTPVAGQQPDATQAAGRRTPWMAIALGAVVLVLAAAASYWYFVLRFEQSTDDAYVGGNVTVMAPRVNGFVAEILVRDNQFVHANQVLIRLDSRDYDAKLAQADAEVRSARAAVAELQARQTLQTAIIDQHQAEQRASDAELTRSTQDRQRYRELVKDDAVSDQLVERADADYAKARASVQQSGATVLAAQRELQVLAAQIADADARVATAEANRRLAALNVEYTTIRSPVDGYIGNRTARVGMLANVGSPLLTVVPSSDLWVDANFKEDQLRRMHAGDRADVALDASGEPLHGRVESLAPATGATFSVLPPENATGNFTKIVQRVPVRVRLDVPRGMEGVLRPGLSATVTVHLGDNSGSGDSGGAPVSAAH from the coding sequence ATGTCGAGTCCTTCCACCCCCGTCGCCGGCCAGCAGCCGGACGCGACCCAGGCCGCGGGCCGCCGCACGCCGTGGATGGCGATCGCGCTCGGCGCGGTCGTGCTGGTGCTGGCCGCCGCCGCGAGCTACTGGTATTTCGTGCTGCGCTTCGAGCAGAGCACCGACGACGCGTACGTCGGCGGCAACGTGACGGTGATGGCGCCGCGCGTGAACGGCTTCGTCGCGGAGATCCTCGTGCGCGACAACCAGTTCGTGCATGCGAACCAGGTGCTGATCCGGCTCGACTCGCGCGACTACGACGCGAAGCTCGCGCAGGCGGACGCCGAGGTGCGCAGCGCGCGCGCCGCCGTCGCGGAGTTGCAGGCGCGGCAGACGTTGCAGACCGCGATCATCGACCAGCATCAGGCCGAGCAGCGCGCGTCCGATGCGGAGCTGACGCGCAGCACGCAGGACCGTCAGCGTTATCGGGAACTCGTGAAGGACGACGCGGTATCGGACCAACTGGTCGAACGCGCGGACGCCGATTACGCGAAGGCGCGCGCGTCGGTGCAGCAGAGCGGCGCGACCGTGCTCGCCGCGCAGCGCGAGTTGCAGGTGCTGGCCGCGCAGATCGCGGATGCCGACGCGCGTGTCGCGACCGCCGAAGCGAACCGGCGTCTCGCCGCGCTGAACGTCGAATATACGACGATCCGCTCGCCGGTGGACGGCTACATCGGCAACCGCACCGCGCGCGTCGGGATGCTCGCGAACGTCGGCTCGCCGCTGTTGACCGTCGTGCCGTCGTCGGACCTGTGGGTCGATGCGAACTTCAAGGAGGACCAGTTGCGCCGGATGCACGCGGGCGACCGCGCGGACGTCGCACTCGACGCGTCGGGCGAGCCGCTGCACGGCCGCGTCGAAAGCCTCGCGCCCGCGACTGGCGCGACATTCAGCGTGCTGCCGCCGGAGAACGCGACCGGCAACTTCACGAAGATCGTGCAGCGCGTGCCGGTGCGGGTGAGGCTCGACGTGCCGCGCGGGATGGAGGGCGTGTTGCGGCCGGGGCTGTCCGCGACCGTGACGGTGCATCTCGGCGATAACAGCGGCAGCGGCGACAGCGGCGGTGCGCCGGTGTCCGCCGCCCATTGA
- a CDS encoding methyl-accepting chemotaxis protein, with the protein MTEVVDSPAAVTAQLEVMLSITGRINGCLYRCLNDASYTSIYISDSVEAFSGYPPSAFTSSRTISLTAMICQEDIAHVVERVDAALERRESWTIDYRVRTASGEIKWVREIGGGVFSVAGELLYLEGIIIGVEAERAAEIRNQERLRNVVASTGNILTDADEILRTIRILSLLSFNARVEAARAGEAGRGFAVVASEMKSLADSTDALAKRIAQNVKAVREAMKQ; encoded by the coding sequence ATGACCGAGGTTGTCGATTCCCCCGCCGCCGTGACCGCGCAGCTCGAAGTGATGCTCAGCATCACCGGGCGCATCAACGGATGCCTGTACCGCTGCCTGAACGACGCGTCGTACACGAGCATCTACATCAGCGATTCCGTCGAGGCGTTCAGCGGTTATCCGCCGTCCGCGTTTACGTCGAGCCGCACGATCTCGCTGACCGCGATGATCTGCCAGGAGGACATCGCGCACGTGGTCGAGAGGGTCGACGCCGCGCTGGAGCGGCGCGAGTCGTGGACGATCGACTATCGGGTGCGGACCGCGTCCGGCGAGATCAAGTGGGTGCGCGAGATCGGCGGCGGCGTGTTCTCCGTCGCGGGCGAACTGCTTTATCTCGAAGGCATCATCATCGGCGTCGAGGCCGAGCGCGCCGCCGAGATCAGGAACCAGGAGCGGCTGCGCAACGTGGTCGCGAGCACCGGCAACATTCTGACCGACGCGGACGAGATCCTGCGAACGATCCGCATCCTGTCGCTGCTGTCGTTCAACGCGCGCGTCGAGGCGGCTCGCGCGGGCGAAGCGGGTCGCGGGTTCGCGGTCGTTGCGAGCGAGATGAAATCGCTCGCCGACAGCACCGATGCACTGGCCAAGCGGATCGCGCAGAACGTCAAGGCCGTGCGCGAGGCGATGAAGCAGTGA
- a CDS encoding methyl-accepting chemotaxis protein gives MAAVHEQADPSRPTADAIMRRIAESNPDYVDVWTGWEPNAFDGKDSEFVNKPGTDASGRYLTLWTRASGKLALDVSPDYDDPSAQGDWYQQPKKSGHDILTEPTKYTLSGVDVVMISTCVPIVIDGKFVGVAGVDVAISNMQQHIQSLHPYGTGYVSLISAKGVYVADGSPQGLAGKQIGAAGIGAAGVGAAGIGAEEAAAVHDGRERVAWTNDPTLGRVLRVYRPVSIGGTQTSWMVAVTLPEQVVMAAVWKQRLVALALGVCTVVVVSLVLMLVLERAVLRPLGGEPGDATRLANEIAAGNLRAEAHVRPGDTVSLMYALVTMKNQLARIVQGIKVSSESITVAAVQIAAGNSDLSSRTEEQAASLGETASSMDELTGAVHHNADNARQAATMAGSASGLAQRGGQVVGQMVDTMTGISDSSARVAEIIAVIEGIAFQTNILALNAAVEAARAGEQGRGFAVVASEVRSLAQRSATAAKEIKDLIGESVGRVEAGSKLVHEAGRTIGEIVESITKVTDIVQEIASASEEQNNGITQVNQAVAQMDQVTQQNAALVEEAAAAAQSMSEQAQALRSAVAVFQTNGADGLPAGPRGQSASRPTQKAPALPARKTVAPNRKGAVVEAVEATTDAWEKF, from the coding sequence ATGGCCGCCGTGCACGAACAGGCTGATCCCAGCCGCCCGACCGCGGACGCGATCATGCGCCGGATCGCGGAGTCGAATCCCGATTACGTCGACGTATGGACCGGGTGGGAGCCCAACGCATTCGACGGCAAGGACAGCGAGTTCGTCAACAAGCCGGGGACGGACGCAAGCGGCCGTTATCTGACGCTGTGGACCCGCGCGTCCGGCAAGCTCGCGCTCGACGTGTCGCCCGACTACGACGATCCCTCCGCGCAGGGCGACTGGTACCAGCAGCCGAAGAAATCCGGACACGACATCCTGACCGAACCGACGAAGTACACGTTGTCCGGCGTCGACGTGGTGATGATCAGCACCTGCGTGCCGATCGTCATCGACGGCAAGTTCGTCGGCGTCGCCGGCGTGGACGTCGCGATCTCGAACATGCAGCAGCATATCCAGAGCCTGCATCCGTACGGCACCGGTTATGTGAGCCTGATTTCCGCGAAGGGCGTTTATGTGGCCGACGGCAGCCCGCAAGGACTGGCCGGCAAGCAGATCGGTGCGGCCGGCATCGGTGCGGCCGGCGTCGGTGCGGCCGGCATCGGCGCGGAGGAGGCCGCCGCTGTCCACGACGGTCGCGAACGGGTCGCGTGGACGAACGATCCGACGCTCGGCCGGGTGCTGCGCGTGTATCGGCCGGTGTCGATCGGCGGGACCCAGACCTCGTGGATGGTGGCGGTCACGTTGCCCGAGCAGGTCGTGATGGCGGCGGTCTGGAAACAGCGGCTCGTGGCGCTCGCGCTCGGCGTGTGCACGGTCGTCGTCGTGTCGCTCGTGCTGATGCTCGTGCTCGAACGGGCCGTGCTGCGTCCGCTCGGCGGCGAGCCCGGCGATGCGACGCGGCTCGCGAACGAGATCGCAGCCGGCAATCTGCGCGCCGAAGCGCACGTGAGGCCCGGCGACACCGTGAGCCTGATGTACGCGCTCGTCACGATGAAGAACCAGCTTGCCCGCATCGTGCAGGGCATCAAGGTGTCGAGCGAATCGATCACCGTGGCGGCCGTCCAGATCGCGGCGGGCAATTCCGACCTGTCGTCGCGCACCGAGGAACAGGCGGCGTCGCTAGGCGAAACCGCGTCGAGCATGGACGAACTGACCGGCGCGGTGCATCACAACGCGGACAACGCGCGGCAGGCCGCGACGATGGCCGGGTCGGCGTCGGGCCTCGCGCAGCGCGGCGGTCAGGTGGTCGGTCAGATGGTCGACACGATGACCGGCATCTCCGACAGCTCCGCGCGCGTCGCGGAGATCATCGCGGTCATCGAAGGCATCGCATTCCAGACCAATATCCTCGCGTTGAACGCGGCGGTGGAAGCAGCGCGGGCCGGCGAGCAGGGACGCGGATTCGCCGTGGTCGCGAGCGAGGTGCGTTCGCTCGCGCAGCGTTCGGCGACGGCGGCGAAGGAAATCAAGGATCTGATCGGCGAATCGGTCGGCCGGGTGGAGGCGGGGTCGAAGCTGGTGCACGAGGCGGGACGCACGATCGGCGAGATCGTCGAGTCGATCACGAAGGTCACCGACATCGTGCAGGAAATCGCCAGCGCGTCGGAGGAGCAGAACAACGGGATCACCCAGGTCAATCAGGCGGTCGCGCAGATGGACCAGGTGACGCAGCAGAACGCGGCGCTCGTCGAGGAGGCCGCCGCTGCGGCCCAGTCGATGAGCGAGCAGGCGCAGGCGCTGCGCTCGGCCGTCGCGGTCTTTCAGACGAACGGCGCGGACGGCTTGCCGGCCGGCCCGCGAGGGCAGAGCGCATCGCGGCCGACCCAAAAGGCTCCGGCTCTTCCGGCCCGGAAGACGGTGGCGCCAAACCGGAAGGGTGCGGTCGTCGAAGCCGTCGAGGCGACCACGGACGCGTGGGAGAAATTCTGA
- a CDS encoding aminotransferase-like domain-containing protein, giving the protein MTRYETLADEIEAAVQRGVFGAGERVLSVRRASRQYGVSIKTVLHAYALLESRGVIESRPQSGYFVRGRANGHAPGGAAGPAAAGSGNPGSAGGSGARRAAKPPPAAPTPAPAQVDVSRLVLSTLRNIRVQDAVPLGSPYPDPSLYPWRRINQYANAIARRHASWNLIDDLPPGNPELIRQIARRYAENGAPVDPDEIVVTVGATEAINLSLQAVAKPGDTVAVESPTYYAMLHAIERLGMRAIEVPTHPALGIDLDALARVVARQKIAACMVMPNFQNPLGFQMPDERKAQLVELLGAREIPVIENDVYQELYFGDTRPSTLKRFDTRGLVLHCASFSKSLSASYRIGWAMPGRFRAQVEKLKFLNTLTTPSVPQVALADYLRHDGYDRHLRRLRRFYRQQARLMSAMVLRFFPAGTQVSEPQGGYVLWVELPARIDSMRLYEAALARGVTIGPGYMFSMRNDFHHFIRLNYSYPWTSQTEAALKMLGELVASMA; this is encoded by the coding sequence GTGACCCGCTACGAAACGCTTGCCGACGAAATCGAGGCCGCCGTGCAGCGCGGCGTGTTCGGCGCGGGCGAGCGGGTGCTGTCGGTGCGGCGCGCGAGCCGCCAGTACGGCGTCAGCATCAAGACCGTGCTGCATGCGTATGCGCTGCTGGAGAGCCGCGGCGTGATCGAGTCGCGGCCGCAGTCCGGTTACTTCGTGCGCGGCCGCGCGAACGGCCACGCGCCGGGCGGCGCGGCTGGTCCCGCGGCCGCCGGCAGCGGCAACCCAGGCAGCGCGGGCGGCAGCGGCGCGCGGCGCGCGGCGAAGCCGCCGCCCGCCGCGCCGACCCCGGCGCCCGCGCAGGTGGACGTGAGCCGCCTCGTGCTGTCCACGCTGCGCAACATCCGCGTGCAGGACGCGGTGCCGCTCGGCTCGCCGTACCCGGACCCGTCGCTGTACCCGTGGCGGCGGATCAACCAGTACGCGAACGCGATCGCGCGCCGCCACGCGAGCTGGAACCTGATCGACGACCTGCCGCCCGGCAATCCCGAACTGATCCGGCAGATCGCGCGCCGTTACGCGGAGAACGGCGCGCCGGTCGATCCGGACGAGATCGTCGTGACCGTCGGCGCGACCGAGGCGATCAACCTGAGCCTGCAGGCGGTCGCGAAGCCGGGCGACACGGTGGCGGTCGAGTCGCCGACCTATTACGCGATGCTGCACGCGATCGAGCGGCTCGGGATGCGCGCGATCGAGGTGCCGACGCATCCGGCGCTCGGCATCGACCTCGACGCGCTCGCGCGCGTCGTGGCGCGCCAGAAGATCGCCGCGTGCATGGTGATGCCGAACTTCCAGAACCCGCTCGGCTTCCAGATGCCCGACGAGCGCAAGGCGCAACTGGTCGAACTGCTTGGCGCGCGCGAGATTCCGGTGATCGAGAACGACGTGTACCAGGAGCTTTATTTCGGCGACACGCGGCCGTCGACGCTGAAGCGCTTCGACACGCGGGGCCTCGTGCTGCATTGCGCGTCGTTCTCGAAGAGCCTGTCCGCGTCGTACCGGATCGGCTGGGCGATGCCGGGGCGCTTTCGCGCGCAGGTCGAGAAGCTGAAGTTCCTGAACACGCTGACGACGCCGTCGGTGCCGCAGGTCGCGCTCGCGGATTATCTGCGCCACGACGGCTACGATCGCCACCTGCGCCGGCTGCGCCGCTTCTACCGGCAGCAGGCGCGGCTGATGAGCGCGATGGTGCTGCGCTTCTTCCCGGCCGGCACGCAGGTGTCGGAGCCGCAGGGCGGTTACGTGCTGTGGGTCGAACTGCCGGCGCGGATCGACTCGATGCGGCTCTACGAGGCGGCGCTTGCGCGCGGCGTGACGATCGGGCCGGGTTACATGTTCTCGATGCGCAACGACTTTCACCATTTCATCCGGCTCAACTACAGCTACCCGTGGACCTCGCAGACCGAGGCGGCGCTGAAGATGCTGGGCGAACTGGTCGCGTCGATGGCGTAG
- a CDS encoding MarR family winged helix-turn-helix transcriptional regulator, with translation MHTQSPEHDDCFAVRQAARHLSQLYERHLSAAGLTPTQFSILGALGRAASLTMVELAGAMVMERTTLVRALRPLLRAGLVADAADAACPRRRQLTLTPEGRARLGEAAVHWRAAQDEFERRFGARRAAWLRRELFRVTRAMSRS, from the coding sequence ATGCACACTCAGTCACCCGAGCACGACGATTGTTTTGCCGTTCGCCAGGCCGCGCGGCATCTGTCGCAACTGTACGAACGGCATCTTTCGGCGGCCGGGTTGACGCCGACGCAGTTCAGCATCCTCGGCGCGCTCGGCAGGGCGGCGAGCCTGACGATGGTCGAACTGGCCGGCGCGATGGTGATGGAACGCACGACGCTCGTGCGCGCGCTGCGGCCGCTGCTGCGCGCCGGCCTCGTCGCGGATGCGGCCGACGCCGCGTGTCCGCGCCGCCGGCAGTTGACGCTGACGCCGGAAGGCCGCGCGCGGCTCGGCGAAGCCGCGGTGCACTGGCGCGCCGCACAGGACGAATTCGAGCGCCGTTTCGGCGCGCGCCGCGCCGCATGGCTGCGGCGCGAGCTGTTTCGCGTCACGCGCGCGATGTCTCGCAGTTGA